The DNA window ATGAGCATCATGTTTTCGTGTTAACACTCGATTAACAGAAACAGCATAGAAACCTGCAACCAGGCAACTCTTAAATCCCGAGTTGTTAGTGCAACTACCAAAGATGTATATTTCATTACCACCCGTCAGTAAAACGGGACCTGAAGTGAGGCATTTGGGTAGAACATCTTTGCTTCCCAAAAGCTTCAACACCTAGATTAAGGCACTAAAGCTTAAACATTCAATGGAAAATTACATCTCAAtagaaatatacaaaaaagttgcataatgCTTTGTGTGCCTCTTGAAAACTTACATTGCTTTGTTTCCTCAAAGCAAAATGGCGCTCCCTTGAAACAGACTGACATAAAGCTCCacttaaataacaaataaataaattgcataACTTAAACGCTAGCGTAGTATAATCGACGTACtgattcttaaaaaatattagcgAATACTTACCTAGGAGACAGATTGCAATTACTGAAATATGTAGTCTAAATATAGTGTTACATCATTCGATACATCTTCGTTTGAAACAGAAACATTGAGAAACAATCAGTACGTCTTAAATCGCATGTAGCATCGTCTTCTTGCACATATGCAATCCCTAAGTCGGTTTTAAATCAATATCTGTAGCAAGGTTCTACTATATCGACAAAAAGGGGAAATCCTCGTAAATGCAATTTGAAGTGATACTGGGAACCAAATCGTCAGTTGAATCGATGTTGTCGCTTATGGCAGATATGTCTGGGGTGTCAAGGGCGTGGCTGTCACTACTTACATCGATGTTGTCTTCCATGTTTGACAAGTAGTCCTCTGGGGTATGCGGCATTGAATAGCTGGTGCCCATAcctaaattaagaaaaaagttatgtattgtttgtttttaaacgaaataattattaattcaaaatgagccgtaaatttttcagtaaaacaAACCAGCCATACAACATCTAAGATCTACCTATCACCTAAAGATATCTACATGGGGTGTTCAACAGATACACAATATGTTAAAGCTAACTGCCCGCATTTTCGTGCCGAGTTAACATATCTTTTAGAATTGGCGCAATTCCAAATATAAAaagattttcgagaaaaaaaagcagaaaattCAGATTTAGGAAGTTAAATTCAGTATTGGCACAAAGGTATTGGGAATATTAATGTGTTATATTTTTGATCTGAGGCCCATAAATTCTAGAAATATCGAGGGCCAAAGCCTAGAAAAATTAGAGATTATTCGAAATTAGCAGGAAATGTTGgggtaaatgaaaaataaatttatataacagTTCTTGGATGATCAAAAATTGGACTTGCACCCCTTAATGTCCTGAAGTTGAAATAACcgttagtttaaattaaaaaagtgtttttagttgttattttttaataatcaacgGCGAATAAACGTATAGAAAACCACGACAAAAAGGTGTAGTTCTTGCATCTGTCTAAAGTTAGCCCTTTTTAGGAATATGTATCTTTGAAAACTATCTAGCTGTGTatcaacaacaattttttttatatagttgaaaaaatgtgatttaaaaatgagtattcctaaataaattaactgcAAAATGACCTGATTTAACACTcttgattattttctaaaatctgCATCAAAAACATTGTTCGTGAATTTTCTTCGTAGCatataccaaaaatatttcaatagacgttaaaactaatattttctcgaaaattcgTCAATAAATGAAGGTAACCCTCTTTAACTTCCCTATTTAAGACTTGTCGATTTTTGGAAACCTACATCCAGAACAGTATTTacggaaaatttcaaaaaaccgaatttaaaataaccttATTACTGAACTGTCCCCGAGACCTGCATaagctccaaatttaaaatgcatggattctcaaaaaatgtatttaagaCTTGATCGTCCGTATTATTATAACACTTATGAACGTTTCGGTGGTTTGTTTCCATTTTTCGCTTGGCAAACTTTTAAAAGATTGTTGCAAGATTTCGTCAGGCAGTTCTGAATTCAAAAACCAATACAGCCGCTACCTGATGAAGGTGCAAACCGCCAAAACGATGGCAAGTGATAAATTTGTGTTGACAATAAAAATGAGTCTGAATTCCGTAACATGGCAGATTGACGTTTAAAGTGTAAAGTGACCATATCGTCACgtcaaaaaaaatatgaaccTTGAGAGAACCTGATTAACAAAATGTCAATGAAATGACTTTCAAgagaactttttaattaataatcgtTGATATCAAGGCGCCAAGCAAACATTCTTACCTAAACCACTGTCCCCAGACTCCTGACGAGAATGGTCAGTCAAGCCGGACAAAAAAGGATCCATAACTGTTAATTCTGTAGACGACGACCTAAGCATGATTTCCTGCTGCCTTCTAATTTCTTGTTGCCTCTGTTTTAACCGTTCCCGTTCCAGCTGCAGTTGCTGCAGTCGGATTTGCTGAGCTTTTTGAGGGGAGGAGGTTGCAGCCGCCCAAGAGGGCTGCACTAAAGTGCTGCTGGCAGATCTTTGTTGTAAATGTTGAGCTAGAATATTAAATATAGATATAGATTCTAGTTTCAATGAGAAAGAGCGACGCGCGTGAAACTTACGGATTCTAGGATCAAACCAGGACGTGGTCCGTGTGTGATGGTTTATGAAGTAAATTTCTCCTTCTGGAGTTTGAGCTTGCTCCCATCCCTCAGGCAAAGGTCCCAAGTCTACGTCATTATTTACTTTGGCatctggaaattattttttgagatttcttttgaaattaagACAAAGTAGGACGAAGTGCATTAACATTAAGTAGCTCCTACTTCGACACATCAGAGACCAGTTAAGGAAATGTTTGCAAATCTAATGACACAACTTGGCATCAGCCTCTTGTCGGAATATTATGTCACACACCCACCACGTTAGGCCGTTAAGTTTCATACTTTTGTATGATTCCATACTCACTTGTTGAAGTCGGTGAGGTATGGGGGTGCGACACCAGATGTTCCTGGCTCTGATGTTGAGTGGCTGCCAGGGTCTTCCTGGGATCCTCCCACGTAGTGGTTCTCGTGGTGTGACTGCAAATCAATGAGAAATATcattatttctgaaaattctaCCCTGCCTAATAGACTCTAAAACCGGATGGGAGATCTGAATGTGGCAACGGTTTTTGCTCGGGCGCACCACTTCGTATATGACGACTTCGTAGAAAGCTGCGAAACCAGGTATAAATCTAAATGGCTTTTACCCATATTTCCTGGTACTGCTTCGAGACGTCCTTCTCACTGAAGCAAGAACGAAATTTCGCATACGCCGAGGTTTGAAGAAGGAAAGGTAACCTAATCTTGAAATTATTATACGAGGAAGGTCAAAACAGGAAACCTCAGTGTAGACGGGGGATTACCATTTTTAAGACAACCGTATAAAAGCcgttttatttcttataaaaCAATAGATCCTTTAAAGGCCAACAAGGATTGGGCTCTTACATGCGGAAGTAATGTGTACGACACAACTGCACATTAGCCATGGGATGTAATGAACTAGCGGATTTGACTTAGAATGGCAGTCTACCAAAAGCTGTAGTCGTAAGGTGTAGCAGTGCTGCTAATTGAGCAAACTTTTGCGAAATTTTACTACGTCGAAAAGTAATATTAGTTCGCTAATTAAATTACATTCCAAAAATACTTGGTAACCGAGTTATAGGGTGTCGGAGATTCGGATTTTTTCATTGTCGTTCCATAGCTCCTTCGCTTTTCGAGATATTAACGCCATCTtggtaattttggaaattaccCTTTTCGTCGCGGCGTTGCGCAAATGCGAGTTTTTACAACACAACttaatttctgtaatttttaaagtacTTTAAAGAAGTACCGTCCTGACCGTGTAATTTTAGATGCGAATTTCTCTAAATTCTGTggtttttcctcttttttttgttgcaaattttcacGCTCAACGTTAAATATcttgacaaaattttaaaactgccTTGCCAAAACTTCCAACTCTGGACCACCCTATAGGCAtacttcaattaatttaaaaatgaaaatatttacgcATGTAGGTTTGTTGTATATACTTAGGTTTATTATTAGCACGAAATGTCGAAATGGTGGGTGGAAGGAAAACGGGTAAAGACCAGAATAAAGTGaagtgttttaattattaaatgcaCATTTTTAGGGGATTTTATAACGACTATATGCAGCtttaatgagtaatttaacattaaCGCCGATAAAGTACGTGACACGGACAACTAATGGAACAATCGTCGCCGAAACGATACCGGCGCATAAGGCAAAGATCTGCTAGAAGTTTTTGAAGCTGCTCGTCAAAACCAGTAAAAATTAGCCTAAACGACAATTTAGACTGAAAATCGCGCAAATATTTAGATGCAAACTGCTAAGTTTATGTTCCTCAAATAGTTCAAAGGAGCCTTGAAGTTATGTTCGGGAAGAAAGATAACTTGGGGAAACTTGACAAACATATAACATGCTTATACATGTATAGACTGAAACTATTGTTTCAAATTAGCTTGAAAGTAGACTTACTTGAAATAGTTCGTCTTGTATTTCGtaagtattatttaaaaccCAGCCTATTACTGGGAGCGGTGTATAAACTTATCGCGGTTATTTCGTCTTTGTTCAGCGCACATAACCAGTATCCAACAGTACTGCGGAGAATGCAAAACGCATTCTGCTATTTTACAATCGAATAACCAGTTTTCCTTATTCTATGAAATctaaaaaggaagaaaatcaGTCTGCTCTAGTTCTAGTTCTATACTCTTGCGGTATCGCctaaatgcgatttttttctgaGCGTACATGTTGCAAAATCTCAAATGGAGGCTGGAGGTGAAAATAATCCGAGTTTTGGCAGTTAGGCCTTCCAATTCGTACACGCAGAGCCCGGCAATTAGACGACTCGTCTGGGTATttatagaatttaaaattctagGCGCCGAAGTCTCGGACATCGAACCTTTTAATCTGCGCTCAAAATAGTGGAAATGCTACTGTTGTGCCTTTTGTAACTTCTTCTGAGTACGACACTTTCTAATCGCACACCACTATCTCGCTTTAAATAATAACAGATCACTTGTGGCGATAAACAATATTCAGCACATAAAATTAGTCATTGCAAAATTAACCTTGATTTCCAAGGAACTCTCCTACTTGccagagattttgaagttagcGTCACCGATATTCGGCAGACGCCTTTCGGTTTCTATTAGTCATGCCTAGATGATCTCTGTTAATGGCTTTTTCTATATTATTCGCAGTCCTAAAATTAGATGTTAATTACGACGATATATATACGTACGTTGTTACTTATGTACACGAGAAGTTTTACTTTCAAATGCGGATACTTTTAACGATCAAAATTCAACGTAATTGCGGATTCTCAATGTACGTTCAACCAACCCCTCGAAGACTCAACATCCTTTCGGTGCTACCTGGATAGTCCGGACGGGCCGCTCAGTAAATGGCAACTCCGCAACGTTCTTTCGCCAAAAGGACGTCGACGACGCGGTTGGTGAACCTACCAGTGCGGCAGAGACGATCAAATATGTCCATTACTCTCTGGGCGTCAGTGCAAAGTTGCCCGACTTCCAAAAATCATGAGGAACAACGAAGATTCCTGATGAGAGAGTTTGTTTTGGCCTTCCTAAGGATAACAACATTCGACGATGAAGTTTGAGGCTTTCGCAAAGCGTCGCAGTAGATTTTAAGAGGAATTGAGACTTTCTTCTGCTAGAAGAAAACATAGATGTAATAGGTGTACAGGAAGAAACTGAGCAATGAAgttatatgcaataaaaaacatacttaGGCACGTTCAATTCGCCTGCAATTGTAAGCaggtgttgtttatttatgactttttatatgataaaagcTTCAGTTGCTTAGGAGCTGTAATTCAGTGCACAAAGCGTAGATAGAGACATGGATATTTTCAAGCAATATTTCAGAATATCAATCTTGTTctattttaaactgaaaaaaatgctGCTGAAGCAACAGAAATGGTTAATTCGGCTTGGGGAGATAATTCTGTTGGTGCTTCAACTGTTAGGAGATGGTTCAAGAAGTTTCgtgaggaaaatttttgtcttgaGGACGATCCACCTGCGGGtgtcgaaaaaaagtttcaagacgaagaactgcaaaCTTTACCGGATGAAAATCCACgccaaactgaaaaacagcttGCAGAGCAGTTAGGAGTAACTCAACGAGCAGTTTCAGTTCGATTGcatggaatgggaaaaattcagaaagcaggaaaatgggttcctcatgagctaaccgaagacaataaaaatcgaagagttgaCATCTGCACGAACTTGCTTTCTcggtataaaagaaagaattttctgcataatattattacggGAGATGAAAAGTGTATTTTCTAAGGGCAGAAAAACATGGGTTGACCCAGGCCAGCCATCCACATCAGTTGCAAAACCAAATATTCATGCCAAAAAAATCTTACTGTGTGTCTGGTGGGATTGTAAAGGAGTCGTTTACTATGAGCTTCTGGAACCCGGTCAAACTGTTACGGCTGACCGTTATCAGgcccaaatgatcaaattaagccatgctctggaggaaaaaagaccatttacgGGCCAAGGAAGTCGGAAAGTGATATTGCTGCATGATAATGCTTGTCCGCATACAGGCTAAACCGACCCAGGAACTCATCTCCTCGTTAGGCTGGGAAATACTCCAGCACGCGGCGTAttctccagacttggctccttccgaCTACCACTTGTTCAGATCCATGCAGTCTCATTTAGCTGACCAACGATTCTTTAACGttgaagatattcgaaaatggctcgataactatttttcgtcgaaaccacTAAGCTTCCATCACGAGGGCATCCATCATCTACCCAGTAAATGGCAAAAGACCATGGacagttatggaaattattttgattactaatattttcgataactatgtttttaatgaagcttaatttcaccaaaaaatgctctttttgtacacctattagatttttaattttgactttAGTACAACGTACAATTACGTAACGGGTCCTTGGCATACCATTGCATCGGGAATGtaaaaatctttcaaattATGAGATAAATTTTCAAGGTCGACACAAAAAGACACGTCGATGTTGATGGAAGGCTTTACTCGGTTATTAGAGGTAGGTGGTGCAGAGTGCAAGTTGcagaattgaaaattgattttcaaaaatatgtttcttcCCGTTTTTTCTTGCTAGACCGATAACTGTTATTTATTTCCTCGTTCTTCAAAAAACGTGTCGAAATGCAAATCGGGTCACGGCCATTCCTTCGCCGCGCCACTATTTAACAAACCCGTATTAATTAGCTAAAATAATAAGACCGAGTTCTACATGTTCCCTTGTATTAGAAAGTTATGGGAGAGCATTACACATACATTAAAACCAGATCAGAGCTGCCATGTAGGCGTGTAATTTGTTTATGGAATAGAAATTACATAAGGCTTTAGCAGCTCGAATGTCCGAGTGGTTGATAATCGCACTGCAGTgttaactaacctgaactaatgattatgaactgaaaaaaaattaaacagaacTTCCGTTTACGTTAAGAAAACCCGCAAATCCTTGACCGATCCATTTAAATAccgaattaaataatattgttctACATCGGTAAATAATAGGTTCTTGCTCCTAGACCATAGAAGTCAACGTTCTTTGCTCTAggattaacaaataaaatagagCCCCTGGTACTTATTATGATAActcatgtaaataaaaaatttcattaatcacTGTGTCTTTACAAAGGTTAAAGTCTTTTGGATGCGACTAAATGTGCTCGCCCGCACACTATTAGAccttattaattatatattagaTACAGTGGGCTTCTTGAGTGGCGCAAAACGTGTTTTGTTGAAACTTCGATCATAATAAGGAACAAGAAAACACTTGAAGTATTTAATCCCTCACAGATTACAGAGCCTCGTAAAAAAAGCAAAGTTAGCATTATAATCTACTATCTTATCTGCTCAAGCtcaatgtcaaattaattttcaccttttcaTACGTGAGAACGCTCGATTAATAGAAATTCCATCATGGTAACATCAACATCGACCAACGgtacaaaataatttgaatctaaaCATGCAAGCAAAAGCATAGTCAATTTTAGTAGAAGGCAGGTATTATCGAAGGTAGTAGATACCTCATTTTGCGTTGAGTATTAGCACAAAAATTTGGTACCTTTTAAGCAGCCATTGCATTATTTCATCGTAACTGGTGATAAGGATTTGATTGTTCTATTTTAATTCTTACTAAGTGGCAATAGAGCACATGTTTATTCTGAGATATGGAACATAATGGAAAACACGAATTCcacatatttcaatttcacatAAACATATCCAGATAACCTTTTTAAAGATACAATTCAATCCTTCAAACCACTTATCTTCCTGGAAATAAACTGCATGTTTTCCCACTACCTACTTTAATGACAAAAAGTTCAATGCTTTGCGTTATAGGACTGAACATAAAGCCAAAACATTCCCACGAAAGCACACTTGCttgcataaaatattaaattactcCGCTAGTCAGGATTTCCTGTGCAATACGGTCTGTGGTACCTGCTTGATATGGTTAGGACCTACTTTAAccagtattatttttctttggggtgcaaattttctaaattaagagAAGTACCTTCATATACATTTATGCAGTGTGTATAAAATGATGATGTATAAAATGATAATGTATAAAATGATGATGTTTGAAATGAGGATTTCGGAAACGGTGATAGAGACACACTTAGTTAAATAGGAGAAACGTTGGGCATTCACGAGAGTAGTTTTACAATGGAAAAggatctaaaaatattatttttggtttttcagttatttccaaaaaatttaaatgctcgaaattcatattaattttttcaaatgttcatCAACATCTTCTGGTATTGCAAAAAgttccaacatttttcatCCGCATACATGTACGTACATGCTAAAGTGTCACGTTTTGTGTCGTAGTAAGGCAGTTGGAACACGGCACATGCGTAGAGATGTACACGCCGAAAGAATACAGACCATTAAAAAAGCCGTAGTCCTCTGGTCAGGCCTGGACAGGCGCACATGACACACCCTCTATAACTAAAAcactgaaaatttccaaaccgCTCAGTTAGCTATGTATGTATTCTTAATGTATTCTAAATAATTGCCTGAGGTAAATGACCAttaatttctgtatttttaaaGGATAACGTTAAACTTCTCGTGGATTGGACGATAAGTGACTGCTACTTCCCAAACTTTGTGagattcaacaaaatttatttaatcacaaaaacagCAATATAATATAACACACGAATTACTTAAACAATGCTTTGAATTACTTAAAACACTTCCGCTCATacatattagaaattttcgaaactcCATCTAATATATCGACAACTTCCCTATGAGGCACCACCTTCTTACAAACATATATATCTTTAAAACAGAACTGCAACGCTACCAATACTTCCAGAGCAATATCGAATCCTTTCCAATAGGTCAGTCATCCGTGAACTCCCTGTGGAATGTTGTCGTAAACTCCAATACCAATGGGCATCTCCAAAAGTAGTTATGGGATTGTATAGGTATCTTCGTTATTCTTAGACTTAGAGGGTTATAACTTCGTTTGGAGGGTGCTGATTTAAGAATAGTACACAAATGTGGAAACCTCAGTGTGACATTGCCAAATTGTGCAACTTTTCCCAAGGTTTGGGGAAATTGTATAAGTACCACTGGTTCTTTTCTCTGGATTtgggaaaatttgaaactgaCAATTTGGCCTttgtaacattaaatttaatgtaaaactgtaaaaaacgtatttttacaTAGTTTTTCtgataaacaaatttgaaactatcTAAAATTGCAACGCACTCGAAGGTGGACATCGTGTGGAGATCCAAACGTGATGTGAGCTGCTAgcgaaaatcttatttttctgtttaaatttttcactatttaaaaatacacgcGCGAATGCGCCCCTAGTGTAAAAATCCGAACACAATGTGTTTGCCATATACCATGTACGTAGTGTAGTATGTAAGTTGGatgaaagcaatttttttcatgcacCTTGTGTAAAACAGAAACATAAacctaaatttatttatggcaaaaacacatattttgtattatttaatcaATTCCCTTCCTGCCCAGGGGCGTCCGTCCATCTGGATAAATGTATCCAATTCAATGGGCATGCTGTATGGCATTCCTCAGCATGTCTAATACTctcacatatatattttttaatttaattttttgcaaaaaaacaaaagatacatttgaaaaaaatccaatttgatCCGAACCAACATTTTTCATAgttgaggaaaaaaaatttaacaagagattttaaaaattcaaaggtACCATCGAATTTCGAACCTTCACGTTGAGAAATAGATACCGTTTGCAGCGTTAAGCTGCTACTTGCTTGTCTACTACTTTTAACGGTTTATAAGCAGCCATAAATACACACGAATACGCCCCGACATGGAATTTTTATCGACTTGAAACATTGCGAAAAGAGCTCGGAACTTACCGGTAAAGCTTGAAAAACGGTTGTAAGATTCCTAATTTTCGACCGTCATCCATTTGACTCGGCTCTCTGCCGCATTTTGGTAAGACCAGTGATCAAAGTTAAGTATTTGTGTAGGTATAATATACAGTGAATAGACctttgaaaataacatttttcaaaagtagCATAAATGCGCGAATAAGCCAAGGGGGTCATAGTTAAGGTGATCACGCGCATCCCGATGATTTTCCagtgtgtgacttttcattatttttaaataaaaactcgaTTTCTCAATGAAAACACGTATagagaaaactaaaaaatttgtaaGAACCTTGAATAAAATGCcttgataaaattaataaaaagatttCCATAACTTTAAGTTTCACGCGATCACTTTGCGTTGATTGTGTTTGGGGAAGTACACGAGGAAACAATCACAATCGAACCTTGAAAAACCCCTACGA is part of the Euwallacea fornicatus isolate EFF26 chromosome 33, ASM4011564v1, whole genome shotgun sequence genome and encodes:
- the yki gene encoding transcriptional coactivator YAP1-A isoform X1, whose amino-acid sequence is MARNQDEAKQVLRMDQDSETDLEALFDSVLKPDSRRPVQVPWSMRKLPDSFFTPPSTGSKSINHSRENSVDSAFDVSTPVNSVPLQTAHHRAHSSPASLQQTYAVGQQQPPAHHHIKQRSYDVASKSEDTTPLPPGWEQARTPEGQIYYLDHTTRTTTWEDPRKTLAATQHQSQEHLVSHPHTSPTSTNAKVNNDVDLGPLPEGWEQAQTPEGEIYFINHHTRTTSWFDPRIPQHLQQRSASSTLVQPSWAAATSSPQKAQQIRLQQLQLERERLKQRQQEIRRQQEIMLRSSSTELTVMDPFLSGLTDHSRQESGDSGLGMGTSYSMPHTPEDYLSNMEDNIDVSSDSHALDTPDISAISDNIDSTDDLVPSITSNCIYEDFPFLSI
- the yki gene encoding WW domain-containing transcription regulator protein 1 isoform X2, whose amino-acid sequence is MARNQDEAKQVLRMDQDSETDLEALFDSVLKPDSRRPVQVPWSMRKLPDSFFTPPSTGSKSINHSRENSVDSAFDVSTPVNSVPLQTAHHRAHSSPASLQQTYAVGQQQPPAHHHIKQRSYDVASKSEDTTPLPPGWEQARTPEGQIYYLDHTTRTTTWEDPRKTLAATQHQSQEHLVSHPHTSPTSTTQHLQQRSASSTLVQPSWAAATSSPQKAQQIRLQQLQLERERLKQRQQEIRRQQEIMLRSSSTELTVMDPFLSGLTDHSRQESGDSGLGMGTSYSMPHTPEDYLSNMEDNIDVSSDSHALDTPDISAISDNIDSTDDLVPSITSNCIYEDFPFLSI